In a single window of the Micromonospora sp. WMMD1155 genome:
- a CDS encoding SigE family RNA polymerase sigma factor, with amino-acid sequence MRDAQSFDDFYRGTARRMMRYGYAVAGDHNEAQDLVQEAYTRAWRQWGRLSEHPAPEAWLRLVVARLATDRWRRLRTLRGALRMAGPPQAVPPPTEDSVLLVQALRQVPATHRQALALHYLFDMPVDEIAREVGVPVGTVKSWLSRGRSRLAALLPDLAVVELEASDVA; translated from the coding sequence GTGAGGGATGCGCAGAGTTTCGACGACTTCTACCGCGGCACCGCGCGGCGGATGATGCGGTACGGCTACGCGGTCGCCGGTGACCACAACGAGGCGCAGGATCTGGTGCAGGAGGCGTACACCCGGGCCTGGCGGCAGTGGGGGCGGCTGTCCGAGCATCCGGCGCCGGAGGCGTGGCTGCGACTGGTGGTGGCCCGGTTGGCGACCGACCGCTGGCGGCGGCTGCGTACCCTGCGCGGCGCGCTGCGGATGGCCGGACCCCCGCAGGCGGTCCCCCCGCCCACCGAGGACAGCGTGCTGCTGGTCCAGGCCCTGCGTCAGGTTCCGGCGACCCACCGGCAGGCGTTGGCTCTGCACTACCTGTTCGACATGCCGGTCGACGAGATCGCCCGCGAGGTGGGCGTACCCGTCGGCACGGTGAAGTCCTGGCTCTCCCGGGGCCGTTCCCGGCTCGCCGCGTTGTTGCCCGATCTCGCCGTCGTGGAACTGGAGGCCAGCGATGTCGCGTGA
- a CDS encoding UPF0182 family protein, whose protein sequence is MRSSSPLPRMSRRGRVTIAVLVGVFVLFTLLGWGVQAWTDWLWFDEVRYTEVFTGVLLTRLVLFLAVGLGMAVIVGGNLWLAHRLRPRLRPHSVEQATLERYRMVLTPRLGTWIALTAAVVGLFAGLSAQNRWTQWMLFRNGGDFGIKDPEFGVDIGFYVFQLPFWRYLLGVAFTAVVLAVIGALAVHYLFGGVRLQGVGDRMSNAARAHLSSLVAIFVLLKAVAYVLDRRAMLLEYNEGVKLYGAGYADVNALLPAKEILAYISIVVAIAIIVFSNAWMRNLVWPGISLALLGVSAVAIGGIYPWAVQTFEVKPSAKDKEAPYIQRSIDATRAAFGLGVTETTPYAANNLTPPASLATDTSVVPNVRLLDPQLVSETYTQLQQVRGFYDFGPKLDIDRYGVNGKVSDYVVGVREINYGELTDQQNTWINRHTVYTHGYGLVAAPANQVVCGGQPFFVSGFLGEKTQEACSSQTEQIPAKQPRIYYGERMAADDYAIVGQADPNKKAEFDRPVGEGGGESYTYTGEGGVEIGSFARRLLYAIKEQESNFLLSEAVNDDSKLLYVRNPRDRVEKVAPFLTLDGDPYPAVVDGRVQWIVDGYTTAASYPYAERVNLQTETTDELTNRGTFQLARENVNYMRNSVKATVDAYDGTVTLYEYDDADPVLKAWNKAFGGDLVKPKADIPVELNEHFRYPADMFKVQRNLLTKFHVTNPGDFYSAQDFWQVPNVPDAPDSGQKQPPYYLFTQFPGQESPRFQLTSAVTPNGRQNLAALISGSYVDGKPRLEVLELPDQTRISGPVQVHQQMTNNANIRQQLNLLSSNQAQVQYGNLLSLPFADGMLYVEPVYVKSNQQDAYPLLQKVLLSYGDGGSFVALADNINDGIKQLVEQGKKAGQGAPPPPPPGGNPTSPTPTPTPTGTATPTPTPTPSAGTPPPTGDLAAAADRVQTAITEVRAAQASGDFERYGRALKTLDEALTAFQQAQQAAGTGGAPPPSTSPSAGG, encoded by the coding sequence ATGCGTAGCAGCAGCCCCCTCCCGAGGATGAGCCGGCGCGGGCGCGTCACCATCGCTGTCCTGGTCGGGGTTTTCGTGCTCTTCACCCTGCTCGGGTGGGGTGTCCAGGCGTGGACCGACTGGCTCTGGTTCGACGAGGTCCGTTACACCGAGGTCTTCACCGGGGTCCTGCTGACCCGGCTGGTGCTGTTCCTCGCCGTCGGCCTCGGCATGGCGGTGATCGTCGGCGGCAACCTGTGGCTGGCCCACCGGTTGCGTCCGCGGCTGCGTCCGCACTCGGTGGAGCAGGCCACCCTGGAGCGCTACCGGATGGTGCTCACCCCGCGACTCGGCACCTGGATCGCGCTGACCGCCGCGGTGGTCGGGCTCTTCGCCGGACTGTCCGCGCAGAACCGGTGGACCCAGTGGATGCTTTTCCGCAACGGCGGTGACTTCGGGATCAAGGACCCGGAGTTCGGGGTGGACATCGGCTTCTACGTCTTCCAGTTGCCGTTCTGGCGTTACCTGCTCGGGGTCGCCTTCACCGCTGTGGTGCTGGCGGTGATCGGCGCGCTGGCGGTGCACTACCTCTTCGGCGGAGTCCGCCTGCAGGGCGTCGGGGACCGGATGAGCAACGCGGCCCGCGCGCACCTGAGCAGTCTGGTCGCGATCTTCGTGCTGTTGAAGGCCGTCGCGTACGTGCTGGACCGGCGGGCGATGCTGCTGGAGTACAACGAGGGCGTCAAGCTGTACGGCGCCGGTTACGCCGACGTCAACGCGCTGCTGCCGGCGAAGGAGATCCTGGCCTACATCTCGATCGTGGTGGCGATCGCGATCATCGTCTTCTCCAACGCCTGGATGCGGAACCTGGTCTGGCCGGGCATCTCGCTGGCGCTGCTCGGCGTCTCCGCGGTGGCCATCGGCGGCATCTATCCCTGGGCGGTGCAGACCTTCGAGGTCAAGCCGAGCGCGAAGGACAAGGAAGCGCCGTACATCCAGCGCAGCATCGACGCGACGCGGGCGGCGTTCGGGCTGGGGGTCACCGAGACGACCCCGTACGCGGCGAACAACCTCACCCCACCGGCGAGCCTGGCCACCGACACCTCGGTGGTGCCGAACGTGCGGCTGCTCGACCCGCAGTTGGTCAGCGAGACGTACACCCAGCTCCAGCAGGTGCGTGGCTTCTACGACTTCGGCCCGAAGCTGGACATCGACAGGTACGGGGTGAACGGCAAGGTCTCCGACTACGTGGTCGGCGTCCGGGAGATCAACTACGGCGAGCTGACCGACCAGCAGAACACCTGGATCAACAGGCACACCGTCTACACCCACGGGTACGGGCTGGTGGCCGCCCCGGCCAACCAGGTGGTCTGTGGCGGGCAGCCGTTCTTCGTCTCCGGCTTCCTCGGCGAGAAGACGCAGGAGGCGTGCTCCTCGCAGACCGAGCAGATCCCGGCCAAGCAGCCGCGGATCTACTACGGCGAGCGGATGGCGGCGGACGACTACGCGATCGTCGGGCAGGCCGACCCGAACAAGAAGGCCGAGTTCGACAGGCCGGTCGGTGAGGGTGGCGGCGAGTCCTACACCTACACCGGCGAGGGCGGCGTGGAGATCGGCTCCTTCGCCCGGCGCCTGCTGTACGCCATCAAGGAGCAGGAGTCGAACTTCCTCCTCTCCGAGGCGGTCAACGACGACTCCAAGCTGCTCTACGTGCGTAACCCGCGGGACCGGGTGGAGAAGGTCGCGCCGTTCCTCACCCTGGACGGCGACCCGTACCCGGCGGTGGTGGACGGTCGGGTGCAGTGGATCGTCGACGGTTACACCACGGCGGCCAGCTACCCGTACGCCGAGCGGGTCAACCTGCAGACCGAGACGACCGACGAGCTGACCAACCGGGGCACGTTCCAGCTGGCCCGGGAGAACGTGAACTACATGCGTAACTCGGTGAAGGCGACCGTCGACGCGTACGACGGCACGGTGACCCTCTACGAGTACGACGACGCCGACCCGGTGCTCAAGGCGTGGAACAAGGCGTTCGGTGGTGACCTGGTCAAGCCGAAGGCGGACATCCCGGTGGAGCTGAACGAGCACTTCCGCTACCCGGCGGACATGTTCAAGGTGCAGCGCAACCTGCTCACCAAGTTCCACGTGACCAACCCGGGCGACTTCTACTCGGCGCAGGACTTCTGGCAGGTGCCCAACGTGCCGGACGCCCCGGACAGCGGTCAGAAGCAGCCCCCGTACTACCTGTTCACCCAGTTCCCGGGGCAGGAGAGCCCTCGGTTCCAGCTCACCTCGGCGGTCACCCCGAACGGCCGGCAGAACCTCGCCGCGCTGATCTCCGGGTCGTACGTCGACGGGAAGCCTCGGTTGGAGGTGCTGGAGTTGCCGGACCAGACCCGGATCTCCGGCCCGGTGCAGGTGCACCAGCAGATGACCAACAACGCGAACATCCGTCAGCAGCTCAACCTGCTCTCCAGCAACCAGGCGCAGGTGCAGTACGGCAACCTGCTCTCGCTGCCCTTCGCCGACGGCATGCTCTACGTCGAGCCGGTCTACGTGAAGAGCAACCAGCAGGACGCGTACCCGCTGTTGCAGAAGGTGCTGCTCTCCTACGGTGACGGTGGCTCCTTCGTGGCGCTCGCCGACAACATCAACGACGGCATCAAGCAGTTGGTCGAGCAGGGCAAGAAGGCCGGGCAGGGCGCGCCGCCGCCACCGCCCCCGGGCGGCAACCCGACGAGCCCGACGCCGACGCCCACGCCCACCGGGACCGCCACGCCGACGCCGACGCCCACACCGAGCGCCGGCACCCCGCCGCCGACCGGTGACCTGGCCGCCGCCGCGGACCGGGTGCAGACCGCGATCACCGAGGTGCGGGCCGCGCAGGCGTCCGGCGACTTCGAGCGGTACGGGCGCGCGCTCAAGACGTTGGACGAGGCGCTGACGGCGTTCCAGCAGGCGCAGCAGGCCGCCGGCACCGGTGGCGCCCCGCCACCGAGTACCAGCCCGAGCGCCGGAGGCTGA